Proteins from one Microbacterium proteolyticum genomic window:
- a CDS encoding glycerate kinase: protein MTRVLFAPDGFKGSLSAVAAARALAAGWRSVRGDDETVELPMADGGEGTLDAFLVAVPGARRMPVTVTGPHGREVAASWVLLPPTVEAPEGTGVVELASTSGIELLDGDLRPLDADTRGFGQAIAAALDHGVSRLVLAIGSSASTDAGFGVLTALGARITDAERRDVAPGLRGVRTAVRIDVDGLRALPAGGVLVLTDVRSPLTGPAGAAAVFGPQKGLGPDDIADADAALARAAELLDTDAAHPGAGAAGGTGAALRAWGAELVPGAERIAELVGLAAAVTAADVVVTGEGSFDVSSATGKAPARVAALARAEGRRAGLIAGRIAPDVDTSGFDAAVALVALAGSAEAALGDPTRWLTVAGAELARRLG, encoded by the coding sequence GTGACGCGCGTGCTGTTCGCCCCGGACGGGTTCAAGGGATCCCTGTCGGCCGTGGCGGCGGCGAGAGCGCTCGCCGCGGGATGGCGCTCCGTCCGCGGTGACGACGAGACCGTCGAGCTCCCCATGGCCGACGGCGGCGAGGGCACCCTCGACGCGTTCCTCGTCGCCGTGCCCGGAGCGCGACGGATGCCGGTCACGGTCACCGGTCCTCACGGCCGCGAGGTCGCGGCATCCTGGGTGCTTCTTCCCCCGACGGTCGAGGCGCCGGAGGGGACCGGCGTGGTCGAGCTCGCATCCACCTCGGGTATCGAGCTCCTCGACGGCGACCTCCGTCCTCTCGACGCCGACACGCGCGGGTTCGGGCAGGCGATCGCCGCCGCGCTCGACCACGGTGTCTCGCGCCTCGTGCTCGCGATCGGGTCGAGCGCGTCGACCGACGCCGGCTTCGGCGTCCTCACCGCCCTCGGTGCACGGATCACGGATGCCGAGCGCCGCGACGTCGCGCCCGGGCTGCGCGGCGTGCGCACCGCCGTGCGCATCGACGTCGACGGGCTGCGCGCGCTCCCCGCCGGTGGGGTGCTCGTGCTCACGGACGTCCGGAGTCCGCTGACCGGTCCGGCCGGGGCGGCCGCGGTGTTCGGCCCGCAGAAGGGCCTCGGTCCCGACGACATCGCGGACGCGGATGCCGCCCTCGCCCGCGCCGCCGAGCTGCTCGACACCGACGCCGCCCACCCGGGCGCCGGGGCTGCCGGGGGGACGGGGGCAGCGCTGCGCGCGTGGGGCGCCGAGCTCGTCCCCGGTGCCGAGCGGATCGCCGAGCTCGTCGGCCTCGCCGCGGCGGTGACGGCCGCCGACGTCGTCGTGACGGGCGAGGGATCGTTCGACGTCAGCTCCGCCACGGGGAAGGCCCCCGCTCGGGTCGCCGCGCTCGCCCGGGCCGAAGGGCGCCGCGCGGGTCTAATCGCGGGACGCATCGCCCCGGATGTCGACACGTCGGGGTTCGACGCCGCGGTCGCCCTCGTCGCGCTCGCCGGGTCGGCGGAGGCGGCGCTCGGCGACCCCACGCGATGGCTGACAGTGGCCGGCGCGGAGCTCGCCCGGCGCCTGGGCTGA
- a CDS encoding beta-glucosidase family protein, producing MTIHKTDVGAPEVPGVSERVQSLVAEMTLDEKLAQLVGYWVDQGDEVVAPLSGEKVTSTGYADATVHGLGHLTRVYGTRPVDPIERAEWLWGEQRRLQTETRLGIPALVHEECLTGFAAWKAATFPTPLAWGASFDPETVELVASAIGRSMRDVGVHQGLAPVLDVVRDPRWGRVDECIAEDPYVVGTIGTAYVRGLQSAGVHATLKHFVGYSGSQAGRNHAPVHAGPRELQDVFLPPFEMAVRDGGVRSVMNSYAEIDGVPVAASADLLTDLLRRRWGFDGTVVSDYFAVDFLRSMHGVAATPGEAAQIALEAGIDVELPGADAFPHLAARVASGDLPEAVIDRAVARLLAEKEDLGLLDADFSTPPRSVDLDDAEHRALAYRLALESAVLLRNDGVLPLSAEPGRIAVIGPNGDSAEALMGCYSFANHVLAHHPDFPMGFEIPTVRESLAARFRDVVRADGVTVEGTDADGIPAAVELARSADVAVVVVGDRAGLFGRGTVGEGNDADSLELPGLQRRLVEEVVATGTPVVMVLLTGRPYALGWALDSASGPAAVVQAFFPGEEGGPALAALLAGDATPSGRLPVSIPRSAGAQPYSYLHPILGGATEITSADPTPVRPFGFGLSYTTFVREGLAVDAEVRAGDAFAASVRVTNTGSVRGADVVQVYAHRAVASVTRPVAQLVAYARVELEPGETAEVRFTIPASRLAYSDRTLRRIVEPGEVELRVGPSCAEVDEAATVRLTGATYELRPDDERIVGVELRRG from the coding sequence ATGACCATCCACAAGACCGACGTCGGCGCACCGGAGGTCCCCGGCGTCTCGGAGCGGGTGCAGTCGCTCGTCGCCGAGATGACGCTCGACGAGAAGCTCGCGCAGCTCGTCGGCTACTGGGTCGACCAGGGCGACGAGGTCGTCGCCCCCCTCTCCGGCGAGAAGGTCACCTCGACCGGCTACGCGGATGCCACGGTCCACGGCCTCGGCCACCTGACGCGCGTCTACGGCACCCGGCCCGTCGACCCGATCGAGCGCGCCGAATGGCTGTGGGGCGAGCAACGGCGCCTCCAGACGGAGACGCGCCTGGGTATCCCGGCGCTCGTGCACGAGGAGTGCCTCACCGGTTTCGCGGCGTGGAAGGCTGCGACCTTCCCCACCCCGCTCGCGTGGGGCGCGTCGTTCGATCCCGAGACCGTCGAGCTCGTGGCATCCGCCATCGGACGTTCGATGCGCGACGTCGGCGTGCACCAAGGCCTCGCGCCCGTGCTCGATGTCGTGCGCGACCCGCGGTGGGGGCGGGTCGATGAGTGCATCGCCGAGGACCCGTACGTCGTCGGCACGATCGGCACCGCGTACGTCCGGGGGCTGCAGTCCGCCGGGGTGCACGCGACGCTCAAGCACTTCGTCGGGTACTCGGGCTCGCAAGCCGGACGCAACCACGCCCCCGTGCACGCGGGTCCCCGCGAGCTGCAGGACGTGTTCCTGCCGCCGTTCGAGATGGCGGTCCGCGACGGCGGGGTGCGCTCGGTGATGAACTCGTACGCCGAGATCGACGGTGTGCCCGTCGCCGCATCCGCCGACCTGCTCACCGACCTGCTGCGCCGACGCTGGGGCTTCGACGGCACCGTCGTGTCGGACTACTTCGCCGTGGACTTCCTCCGCTCGATGCACGGGGTCGCCGCAACTCCCGGCGAGGCCGCGCAGATCGCGCTCGAGGCCGGGATCGACGTCGAGCTCCCCGGCGCCGACGCCTTCCCGCACCTGGCCGCGCGGGTGGCATCCGGGGACCTTCCCGAGGCCGTGATCGACCGGGCCGTCGCGCGCCTGCTGGCGGAGAAGGAGGACCTGGGACTCCTGGATGCCGACTTCTCCACGCCCCCGCGGAGTGTCGACCTCGACGACGCGGAGCATCGCGCTCTGGCGTACCGGCTCGCGCTCGAGAGCGCCGTCCTACTGCGTAACGACGGGGTGCTGCCGCTGTCCGCCGAGCCCGGACGCATCGCGGTCATCGGGCCCAACGGCGACAGCGCCGAGGCGCTCATGGGCTGCTACTCGTTCGCGAACCACGTGCTCGCCCACCACCCCGACTTCCCGATGGGCTTCGAGATCCCCACGGTGCGGGAGTCGCTCGCGGCGCGATTCCGCGACGTGGTGCGGGCCGACGGGGTCACGGTCGAGGGGACGGATGCCGACGGCATCCCCGCCGCGGTCGAGCTCGCCCGGTCGGCCGACGTCGCCGTGGTCGTCGTGGGCGACCGCGCCGGGCTCTTCGGCCGCGGCACCGTCGGCGAGGGCAACGACGCCGATTCCCTCGAGCTGCCGGGGCTCCAGCGCCGGCTCGTCGAGGAGGTCGTCGCCACCGGCACCCCCGTCGTGATGGTGCTGCTCACCGGACGTCCGTACGCGCTCGGGTGGGCGCTGGACTCCGCGTCCGGACCCGCCGCGGTCGTGCAGGCGTTCTTCCCGGGTGAGGAGGGCGGGCCCGCGCTGGCCGCGCTGCTGGCCGGGGATGCCACGCCCTCGGGGCGGCTGCCCGTCTCGATCCCCCGCTCGGCCGGTGCGCAGCCGTACTCGTACCTGCACCCCATCCTCGGCGGCGCCACCGAGATCACCAGCGCCGATCCGACGCCCGTGCGGCCTTTCGGGTTCGGGCTGTCGTACACGACGTTCGTCCGCGAGGGCCTGGCCGTCGACGCCGAGGTGCGCGCGGGCGATGCCTTCGCGGCGTCGGTGCGGGTGACGAACACGGGATCCGTCCGCGGAGCCGATGTCGTGCAGGTGTACGCGCACCGCGCGGTCGCGAGCGTGACCCGGCCGGTCGCGCAGCTCGTGGCGTACGCCCGCGTGGAGCTGGAGCCCGGCGAGACCGCCGAGGTGCGGTTCACGATCCCGGCATCCCGCCTGGCGTACAGCGACCGGACGCTCCGCCGAATCGTCGAACCCGGCGAGGTGGAGCTGCGCGTGGGGCCGTCGTGCGCCGAGGTCGACGAGGCCGCGACCGTGCGGCTCACGGGTGCGACGTACGAGCTGCGTCCCGACGACGAGCGGATCGTCGGCGTCGAGCTGCGCCGGGGCTGA
- the mmuM gene encoding homocysteine S-methyltransferase: MIDLVTRPLLLDGGLGTLLESRGNDVSSSLWSARVLRDDPDEVRAAHAEFAAAGADVLITASYQVGFGGEIPDADVDMLLRRSVSLARDAGDGLVAASVGPVGALRADGSEYTGDYGLDLARLRSSHRRRLAVLADAGADLLAVETIPSPLEVEALALELADLDVPAFVSLSADSTGYAEAGALAAALRVSASVPGVVAVGVNCCAPESVGPALATAPAVPLVAYPNTGERWDAATRTWHGGTAALADAAPSWVAAGALLVGGCCRSTPADIAAIALALG, translated from the coding sequence GTGATCGATCTCGTCACCCGCCCCCTCCTCCTCGACGGAGGGCTCGGCACGCTGCTCGAGAGCCGCGGCAACGACGTGTCGTCGTCGCTGTGGTCGGCGCGCGTGCTGCGCGACGACCCCGACGAGGTGCGCGCGGCCCACGCCGAGTTCGCGGCCGCGGGCGCGGACGTCCTGATCACCGCCTCGTACCAGGTCGGTTTCGGAGGCGAGATCCCGGATGCCGACGTCGACATGCTGCTGCGGCGGTCGGTGTCGCTCGCGCGCGACGCGGGCGACGGTCTGGTCGCGGCATCCGTCGGTCCCGTGGGCGCGCTGCGCGCCGACGGCAGCGAATACACGGGCGACTACGGTCTCGACCTCGCCCGGTTGCGCTCCTCTCATCGTCGCCGACTCGCGGTGCTCGCCGACGCGGGGGCGGATCTACTCGCAGTCGAGACGATCCCCTCACCTCTCGAGGTCGAGGCACTCGCCCTCGAACTCGCCGACCTGGACGTGCCGGCGTTCGTGAGCCTGTCGGCCGACAGCACCGGATACGCCGAGGCCGGTGCGCTCGCGGCGGCCCTGCGAGTGTCGGCATCCGTCCCGGGGGTCGTGGCGGTCGGGGTCAACTGCTGCGCACCCGAGAGCGTCGGACCGGCGCTCGCCACAGCCCCCGCGGTTCCGCTCGTGGCCTATCCGAACACGGGGGAGCGGTGGGATGCCGCGACCCGCACGTGGCACGGCGGCACCGCAGCTCTCGCCGACGCCGCACCGTCGTGGGTGGCGGCGGGAGCGCTGCTCGTCGGGGGATGCTGCCGCTCGACCCCCGCGGACATCGCCGCGATCGCGCTCGCCCTGGGGTGA
- a CDS encoding LacI family DNA-binding transcriptional regulator, with translation MTRRVTIHDVAAAAGVSVATVSKAVNGRYGVSPETVSRVLDAVRALGYESSLVASSMRSRRTGVIGVLVADIEPFSAEILKGVGGALSGTGYDLLAYTGARRDGEGWERRSLSRLSGTLIDAAILVTPTVVNVAAEVPIVAIDPHTGRADLPTVESDSFTGAQQAVHHLVQLGHRRIGFIAGRPDLRSAVARASGYREALSAAGIPFDPALVGQGHYEQDVAREAAHAMLALPDPPTAVFAANDLSALSIVEVAAARGLRVPDDLSVVGFDDVPEAARAQPPLTTVRQPMKILGAEAVRMVLALLAGEELPETHLQLATRLVARGTTAPPPRR, from the coding sequence ATGACCCGGCGTGTCACCATCCACGACGTCGCCGCGGCGGCCGGCGTCTCGGTCGCCACGGTGTCCAAGGCCGTCAACGGCCGCTACGGCGTGTCGCCCGAGACGGTCAGCCGCGTCCTCGACGCGGTCCGCGCCCTCGGCTACGAGTCCAGCCTCGTCGCCAGCAGCATGCGCTCGCGCAGGACGGGGGTGATCGGCGTGCTCGTGGCCGACATCGAGCCGTTCTCGGCCGAGATCCTCAAGGGCGTCGGGGGAGCGCTCTCGGGCACGGGGTACGACCTGCTCGCGTACACCGGTGCGCGGCGCGACGGCGAGGGGTGGGAGCGCCGTTCGCTCAGCCGCCTGAGCGGCACGCTCATCGACGCCGCGATCCTCGTGACCCCGACGGTCGTCAACGTCGCCGCCGAGGTGCCCATCGTCGCGATCGACCCGCACACCGGCCGCGCCGACCTGCCGACGGTCGAGTCCGACAGCTTCACCGGCGCGCAGCAGGCCGTCCACCATCTCGTGCAGCTCGGCCACCGCCGCATCGGTTTCATCGCGGGGCGCCCCGATCTGCGGTCGGCGGTCGCCCGTGCCTCGGGGTACCGCGAGGCGCTGTCGGCCGCCGGCATCCCGTTCGATCCGGCCCTCGTGGGGCAGGGGCACTACGAGCAGGACGTCGCCCGCGAGGCCGCGCACGCGATGCTCGCCCTGCCCGACCCGCCCACCGCAGTCTTCGCCGCGAACGACCTCTCGGCGCTTTCGATCGTGGAGGTGGCGGCCGCCCGCGGGTTGCGCGTGCCGGACGACCTGTCCGTCGTCGGGTTCGACGACGTGCCCGAGGCCGCGCGGGCGCAGCCGCCGCTGACGACGGTGCGTCAGCCGATGAAGATCCTCGGCGCCGAAGCCGTGCGGATGGTCCTGGCGCTCCTCGCCGGCGAGGAGCTCCCCGAGACCCACCTGCAGCTCGCGACGCGCCTCGTCGCCCGCGGGACGACGGCCCCGCCGCCGCGGCGCTGA
- a CDS encoding MarR family winged helix-turn-helix transcriptional regulator → MSTVSSNKDDEVDLLIDAWSQLLPEVDLTPLDVMSRLRRAAFHLSKLRARAFASADIAVWEFDVLAVLRRAGTELSATRLISATMIGSAAMTNRLDKLADRGLVNRRPNPSDGRAILVAITPEGIERVDAAMTELVRLEADALRDVSRTDQALLARALRVLAAGETHEA, encoded by the coding sequence GTGTCCACTGTCTCCAGCAACAAGGACGATGAGGTCGATCTCCTCATCGACGCCTGGTCGCAGTTGCTGCCCGAGGTCGACCTGACACCCCTGGACGTCATGTCGCGACTGCGGCGCGCGGCGTTCCATCTGTCGAAGCTGCGCGCCCGCGCCTTCGCCAGCGCCGACATCGCCGTGTGGGAGTTCGACGTCCTCGCCGTCCTCCGCCGCGCCGGCACCGAGCTCAGCGCCACGCGCCTGATCTCGGCGACCATGATCGGCAGCGCGGCGATGACCAACCGTCTCGACAAGCTCGCCGACCGCGGGCTCGTGAACCGCCGCCCCAATCCGTCGGACGGCCGCGCGATCCTCGTCGCGATCACGCCCGAGGGCATCGAGCGTGTGGATGCCGCGATGACCGAGCTGGTCCGGCTGGAGGCCGACGCCCTGCGGGACGTGAGCCGTACCGATCAGGCCCTCCTCGCCCGGGCGCTGCGGGTCCTCGCCGCCGGCGAGACCCACGAGGCGTGA
- a CDS encoding carbohydrate ABC transporter permease — translation MTTVRHPVATASDDAAGRRLAEDGAPRSSSAGRSPVRRRRENWRIRGELAILLGPALVVFVSFVILPVALAAFYGFYSWSGFGTPTEFVGIRNYVTILTDPAFHEALGHNAFIVVGSLVLQGPLALGLALLLNRKMRFQSLIRVLIFVPYVISEVVVGLGWGLMLQSGGALNGALDKIGLGALRADWISDPALAIWTLLIIITWKYIGFAVILFLAGLQGIPEELSEAAAIDGASYWQIQRHIVLPLMGPTIRIWAFLSIIGSLQLFDLVWIIWGQYVASTAGTSTMATYMVANGRNAGSFGYGSAVAVVMFLISLAVALMYQRFVLRRDTAGALTGGTK, via the coding sequence ATGACCACCGTGCGTCACCCCGTCGCCACCGCGTCGGACGACGCCGCCGGTCGCCGCCTGGCCGAGGACGGAGCTCCCCGCTCCTCCTCGGCCGGGCGGTCGCCCGTGCGGCGGCGCCGCGAGAACTGGCGGATCCGCGGGGAACTGGCGATCCTCCTGGGCCCCGCCCTGGTGGTGTTCGTCTCGTTCGTCATCCTGCCGGTGGCCCTGGCGGCCTTCTACGGCTTCTACAGCTGGTCGGGCTTCGGCACGCCGACGGAGTTCGTCGGCATCCGCAACTACGTCACGATCCTCACCGACCCGGCCTTCCACGAGGCCCTCGGCCACAACGCCTTCATCGTCGTCGGCTCGCTCGTCCTGCAGGGGCCGCTCGCCCTCGGTCTCGCGCTGCTGCTGAACCGCAAGATGCGGTTCCAGTCGCTCATCCGCGTGCTGATCTTCGTGCCGTACGTCATCTCCGAGGTCGTCGTCGGCCTCGGCTGGGGCCTCATGCTGCAGTCCGGTGGGGCGCTGAACGGCGCCCTCGACAAGATCGGTCTCGGGGCGCTCCGCGCCGACTGGATCTCCGACCCGGCGCTCGCGATCTGGACGCTCCTCATCATCATCACGTGGAAGTACATCGGCTTCGCCGTCATCCTCTTCCTCGCCGGACTCCAGGGCATCCCCGAGGAGCTGTCGGAGGCCGCCGCCATCGACGGTGCGTCGTACTGGCAGATCCAGCGCCACATCGTGCTGCCGCTCATGGGACCCACGATCCGCATCTGGGCGTTCCTGTCGATCATCGGGTCGCTGCAGCTGTTCGACCTCGTGTGGATCATCTGGGGCCAGTACGTCGCCTCGACCGCCGGCACCTCGACCATGGCCACGTACATGGTGGCCAACGGCCGCAACGCCGGCAGCTTCGGCTACGGCAGCGCGGTGGCCGTGGTCATGTTCCTCATCTCGCTCGCCGTCGCGCTGATGTATCAACGCTTCGTGCTCCGCCGCGACACCGCCGGCGCCCTCACGGGAGGCACCAAATGA
- a CDS encoding deoxyguanosinetriphosphate triphosphohydrolase family protein, protein MTLPTASRVYDERETEGADPWSIDLERIQFSPYFSRLSAVTQVVSPSISGAPVHNRLTHSLKVSAIARVVALQLNTRAGRDVCNPTVVEAAAYAHDLGHPPFGHLGETTLDRLARTELGLTDGFEGNAQTYRILTALDVVENAPRGLNLTAAVRAASAKYPWSPSVSAAEIERIGPPRGIRRAPDGAYRVHKYSVYDIDADDLAHAREGMDAEPLRQTIEGAVMDLADDIAYSVHDVDDFYRAGILDHAPIAAEFRGWLDDVLEWRTRDDAEVRAELVPGAALERLRRKMRRDDPWVADDEAFLAAVSDVDAELVTDLLARPFDGSLTAERRLASFTDRWIRRFQDSAQLRPLDTPRSGPVALSPWAWHHVEVLKFVHKRFVLSRPDLAIQQRGMSRILARSVRALGEWLDDDLDRARTPRRLRELIALAREQYAALPAERRPTDAEAETLARSRGIVDYVASLTDAQAFTLSEAISGRADRLWSLGQRL, encoded by the coding sequence ATGACGCTCCCCACCGCCTCCCGCGTGTACGACGAACGCGAGACCGAGGGTGCCGACCCGTGGTCGATCGACCTGGAGCGGATCCAGTTCTCGCCGTACTTCTCGCGGCTCTCGGCCGTGACGCAGGTGGTGTCGCCCTCGATCTCGGGCGCTCCGGTGCACAACCGCCTCACGCACTCGCTCAAGGTCAGCGCGATCGCCCGCGTCGTCGCGCTGCAGCTGAACACCCGCGCCGGCCGAGACGTCTGCAACCCCACGGTCGTCGAGGCCGCGGCCTACGCGCACGACCTCGGCCACCCGCCGTTCGGGCACCTCGGCGAGACGACGCTCGACCGCCTCGCCCGCACCGAGCTGGGCCTGACCGACGGCTTCGAGGGCAACGCCCAGACGTACCGCATCCTCACCGCGCTCGACGTCGTCGAGAACGCTCCGCGCGGGCTGAATCTCACCGCCGCGGTGCGTGCCGCGTCGGCGAAGTACCCCTGGTCGCCGTCGGTGTCCGCGGCTGAGATCGAGCGGATCGGCCCGCCCCGTGGCATCCGTCGCGCTCCGGACGGCGCGTACCGGGTGCACAAGTACTCCGTGTACGACATCGACGCCGACGATCTCGCCCACGCGCGGGAGGGGATGGATGCCGAGCCCCTCCGCCAGACGATCGAGGGCGCCGTCATGGACCTCGCCGACGACATCGCGTACTCGGTGCACGACGTCGACGACTTCTACCGCGCCGGGATCCTCGACCACGCGCCGATCGCGGCGGAGTTCCGCGGCTGGCTCGACGACGTTCTGGAGTGGCGCACCCGTGACGACGCCGAGGTGCGCGCCGAGCTCGTGCCCGGGGCCGCGCTCGAGCGCCTGCGCCGCAAGATGCGCCGCGACGACCCCTGGGTCGCGGACGACGAGGCGTTCCTCGCCGCGGTGAGCGACGTGGATGCCGAGCTCGTCACCGACCTGCTCGCGCGACCGTTCGACGGGTCGCTGACGGCCGAGCGACGTCTGGCGTCGTTCACCGACCGGTGGATCCGCCGATTCCAGGATTCCGCGCAGCTCCGCCCGCTCGACACCCCGCGGTCGGGGCCGGTCGCGCTGTCGCCGTGGGCGTGGCACCACGTCGAGGTGCTGAAGTTCGTGCACAAGCGGTTCGTCCTGAGCCGCCCCGACCTCGCGATCCAGCAGCGCGGCATGAGCCGCATCCTCGCGCGCTCCGTGCGGGCGCTCGGCGAGTGGCTCGACGACGACCTCGACCGTGCGCGCACCCCGCGTCGCCTGCGCGAGCTCATCGCTCTCGCCCGTGAGCAGTACGCCGCGCTTCCCGCCGAACGTCGCCCCACGGATGCGGAGGCCGAGACGCTCGCGCGCTCCCGCGGAATCGTGGACTACGTGGCATCCCTCACCGACGCCCAGGCGTTCACGCTGTCGGAGGCGATCTCCGGCCGCGCCGACCGCCTGTGGTCGCTGGGCCAGCGGCTGTAA
- a CDS encoding carbohydrate ABC transporter permease, whose protein sequence is MTATATLVAPRAAKTPRRPAGSSRFSSVVVGFIALVLIALMLGPVIYIILGGFRSNSEITVDPAGFPTRWNWENYTEVLASGTFWGQVANSTIAAIATTLFVVALGLMAAYALSRYSFRGRGAIYALFTAGLMFPMTVAITPLYILVRNLGLMNSLAGVIVPQIAFALPITVIILSPFLSAIPRELQEAASIDGLGRLGFFWRMVLPLAVPAVVTVGILAFVNSWNSYMLPLFILNNEAAYTLPLGTQAFASQYSVDTARVLAFTSLSMIPALVFFSLFERRIVGGLTGAVKG, encoded by the coding sequence ATGACCGCCACCGCCACCCTCGTCGCCCCGCGCGCGGCGAAGACGCCGCGTCGTCCCGCCGGCTCGAGCCGCTTCTCGTCGGTGGTCGTCGGCTTCATCGCGCTCGTGCTCATCGCGCTGATGCTCGGGCCGGTGATCTACATCATCCTCGGCGGCTTCCGCTCGAACTCCGAGATCACCGTCGACCCGGCCGGGTTCCCCACGCGCTGGAACTGGGAGAACTACACCGAGGTGCTCGCGAGCGGCACCTTCTGGGGCCAGGTCGCCAACTCCACCATCGCGGCGATCGCCACGACCCTGTTCGTGGTCGCGCTCGGACTCATGGCCGCGTACGCGCTCTCGCGCTACAGCTTCCGCGGACGCGGCGCGATCTACGCGCTGTTCACCGCGGGGCTGATGTTCCCCATGACCGTCGCGATCACGCCGCTGTACATCCTCGTCCGCAACCTCGGGCTCATGAACTCCCTCGCGGGAGTGATCGTCCCGCAGATCGCGTTCGCGCTGCCGATCACGGTGATCATCCTGTCGCCGTTCCTCTCGGCGATCCCCCGCGAGCTGCAGGAGGCCGCGTCGATCGACGGGCTCGGCCGGCTCGGGTTCTTCTGGCGCATGGTGCTGCCGCTCGCCGTCCCCGCCGTCGTGACCGTCGGCATCCTCGCCTTCGTCAACAGCTGGAACTCGTACATGCTCCCGCTGTTCATCCTCAACAACGAAGCGGCGTACACCCTGCCCCTCGGGACGCAGGCGTTCGCGTCGCAGTACTCCGTCGACACCGCGCGCGTGCTCGCGTTCACTTCGCTGTCGATGATCCCCGCTCTGGTGTTCTTCAGCCTGTTCGAGCGACGGATCGTCGGCGGCCTGACCGGCGCTGTGAAGGGCTGA
- a CDS encoding extracellular solute-binding protein translates to MNTRKLLAASALAVAGTLALGGCAAGGGGQNADGSVTLTLWHNSTTGDGKKYWEDTAAAFEAANPGVTIEIQAVQNEEMDGKLQTALNSGDAPDLFMARGGGKLADIVKAGQVMDLTDKVSADAKTALGSSLSAFEIDGKNYGMPVAVLPSGIFTSQDLLTAAGVTTAPTTIDELEAANTKIKATGVAPIAVGAKDAWPAAHWYYNFALRACTKDVLDSAAASRSFDDPCWLKAGEDLESFLKTEPFNDGFLTTAAQQGAGSSAGLLANHQAAMELMGAWDPGVIASLTPDQQPLADLGWFPFPEVPGGDGEPGAMMGGVDGYSCWVNAPAQCTDFLNFLVNKENQEAYAKAFQTLPASSEATDAVTTPALQSVLEAYAKAPYVSVWLDTLYGQNVGNALNVAVVDLFAGKGSPQGIVDAVNAAAARS, encoded by the coding sequence ATGAACACGAGGAAACTCCTCGCCGCCTCGGCCCTCGCGGTCGCCGGCACCCTCGCCCTCGGCGGTTGCGCCGCCGGCGGTGGCGGACAGAACGCCGACGGCAGCGTCACCCTCACCCTCTGGCACAACTCCACCACCGGCGACGGCAAGAAGTACTGGGAGGACACCGCCGCAGCCTTCGAGGCGGCCAACCCCGGGGTCACGATCGAGATCCAGGCGGTGCAGAACGAGGAGATGGACGGCAAGCTCCAGACCGCACTGAACTCCGGCGACGCCCCCGACCTGTTCATGGCCCGCGGCGGCGGCAAGCTCGCCGACATCGTCAAGGCCGGCCAGGTCATGGACCTCACCGACAAGGTGTCCGCGGATGCCAAGACCGCACTCGGCTCGTCGCTGTCGGCGTTCGAGATCGACGGGAAGAACTACGGGATGCCGGTGGCGGTGCTCCCCTCGGGCATCTTCACGTCGCAGGACCTGCTGACCGCGGCCGGTGTCACGACCGCGCCGACGACGATCGACGAGCTGGAGGCCGCCAACACCAAGATCAAGGCGACCGGGGTCGCCCCGATCGCCGTCGGCGCGAAGGACGCCTGGCCCGCCGCGCACTGGTACTACAACTTCGCGCTCCGCGCCTGCACGAAGGACGTCCTCGACTCCGCCGCGGCCAGCCGCAGCTTCGACGACCCGTGCTGGCTGAAGGCCGGCGAGGACCTGGAGTCGTTCCTGAAGACCGAGCCGTTCAACGACGGCTTCCTGACCACCGCCGCGCAGCAGGGCGCGGGGTCGTCTGCCGGACTCCTGGCCAACCACCAGGCCGCGATGGAGCTCATGGGCGCGTGGGACCCGGGCGTGATCGCCTCGCTCACCCCCGACCAGCAGCCGCTCGCCGACCTCGGCTGGTTCCCCTTCCCCGAGGTTCCCGGTGGCGACGGCGAGCCCGGCGCCATGATGGGCGGCGTCGACGGGTACTCGTGCTGGGTCAACGCCCCCGCGCAGTGCACCGACTTCCTGAACTTCCTCGTCAACAAGGAGAACCAGGAGGCCTACGCGAAGGCCTTCCAGACGCTCCCCGCCTCCTCCGAGGCGACGGATGCCGTCACCACCCCCGCCCTGCAGTCGGTCCTCGAGGCCTACGCGAAGGCGCCGTACGTCTCGGTCTGGCTCGACACGCTGTACGGCCAGAACGTCGGCAACGCGCTGAACGTCGCGGTCGTCGACCTGTTCGCCGGCAAGGGCAGCCCGCAGGGCATCGTCGACGCCGTCAACGCCGCCGCCGCACGCTCCTGA